A region of Desulfolithobacter dissulfuricans DNA encodes the following proteins:
- the nadD gene encoding nicotinate (nicotinamide) nucleotide adenylyltransferase, with translation MENKHHIGVFGGTFDPVHEGHIRIAEAVLACTRLDLFLFVPAYLPPHKRVPVAPFHHRVAMLELALDEKNRTGWPGPGQVEVVISRIEAELKTPSYTIDTLKGLEGRLGPAVFHLVIGADSLVELHLWYRYGEILQRCHLLVAARPGISPAAVQDAIDRLPGGYVRHGSSNIWRSSVPGSNRTITYIDSVQVPVSSTRIRQELAAGRRPAMVAPVVLEYIEKHGLYRCQGEETGD, from the coding sequence GTGGAAAATAAACACCATATCGGGGTGTTCGGCGGCACCTTTGACCCTGTACACGAGGGGCATATCCGGATTGCCGAGGCGGTCCTGGCCTGCACCAGGCTGGATCTCTTCTTGTTTGTCCCGGCCTATCTCCCGCCCCATAAACGTGTTCCCGTGGCCCCCTTTCACCATCGGGTCGCCATGCTGGAGCTGGCCCTGGACGAAAAAAACCGCACCGGCTGGCCCGGGCCCGGACAGGTCGAGGTCGTTATCTCCCGGATCGAGGCCGAACTGAAGACACCGTCCTACACCATTGATACCCTGAAAGGGCTGGAAGGACGACTGGGGCCCGCTGTTTTCCACCTGGTCATCGGGGCCGACTCCCTGGTGGAGCTGCATCTCTGGTACCGTTACGGGGAAATTCTGCAGAGATGTCACCTGCTGGTGGCCGCCCGGCCCGGTATCTCCCCGGCCGCCGTACAGGACGCCATCGACAGGCTGCCCGGTGGATATGTCCGCCATGGTTCCTCGAATATCTGGCGCTCCTCGGTCCCGGGCAGCAACAGGACCATCACCTACATCGACTCGGTCCAGGTACCGGTCTCCTCCACCAGGATCCGCCAGGAACTTGCGGCCGGACGACGGCCGGCCATGGTCGCACCGGTGGTCCTGGAGTATATCGAAAAGCACGGGCTCTACCGGTGCCAGGGGGAAGAAACCGGGGATTGA
- a CDS encoding glutamate-5-semialdehyde dehydrogenase: MDQGRIEETVVEMARAARTASRQLAALPGSVKDRVLLRTAERLQEERDYIGRKNELDLAAGREKGLSAAMLDRLALTDKVIDSMVQGLREVAALPDPVGEVDDMKRRPSGIVVGRMRVPLGVVGMIYESRPNVTIDAAALCLKSGNAILLRGGSEALHSNLALASIVQDVLREEGVDPAVIQVIPTTDRQAVNVMLAQEEYLDVIIPRGGEGLIRFVAETSRIPVLKHYKGVCHVYMDADADIDMGVRIVMNGKTQRPGVCNALEGLLVHRDIAETFLPVVAAELRKAGVELRGCKRSCIIVPDMVPASESDWGTEFLDLIMVVRVVDDMDEAMAYIQQYGSQHTETIVTRSYFNGQRFLREVDASAVMINASTRFNDGGQFGLGAEIGISTTKLHAYGPMGLKELTTRKFIVYGEGEVRS, from the coding sequence ATGGACCAGGGGCGCATAGAAGAAACAGTGGTGGAAATGGCCCGGGCCGCCAGAACGGCGTCGCGGCAGCTGGCCGCTCTGCCGGGCTCGGTCAAGGACCGGGTTCTGCTGCGTACAGCCGAGCGGCTGCAGGAGGAAAGGGACTATATTGGTCGTAAAAACGAGCTCGACCTGGCCGCCGGCCGGGAGAAAGGACTGTCCGCGGCCATGCTGGACCGGTTGGCGCTGACCGACAAGGTCATCGATTCCATGGTCCAGGGCCTTCGCGAGGTGGCAGCCCTGCCCGATCCGGTGGGCGAGGTCGATGACATGAAGCGCCGGCCCTCCGGGATCGTGGTCGGCCGCATGCGGGTGCCGCTGGGGGTCGTGGGCATGATCTACGAATCACGGCCCAACGTGACCATCGATGCGGCCGCGCTCTGCCTCAAGTCGGGTAACGCCATCCTGCTGCGGGGCGGTTCCGAGGCCCTCCATTCCAACCTTGCCCTGGCCTCCATTGTCCAGGACGTTCTCCGGGAAGAGGGGGTCGATCCGGCGGTGATCCAGGTCATCCCCACCACCGACCGCCAGGCGGTCAATGTCATGCTGGCCCAGGAGGAGTATCTGGACGTCATCATCCCCCGGGGCGGGGAGGGGCTGATCCGTTTTGTCGCCGAAACCTCGCGGATTCCGGTACTCAAGCATTACAAGGGGGTTTGTCATGTCTACATGGACGCGGATGCGGACATCGACATGGGGGTCCGCATTGTCATGAACGGCAAGACCCAGCGTCCCGGAGTGTGCAATGCCCTGGAAGGGCTGCTGGTCCACCGGGACATCGCCGAAACCTTCCTGCCGGTGGTGGCGGCGGAGTTGCGGAAGGCCGGGGTGGAACTGCGGGGCTGCAAGCGCAGCTGTATCATTGTTCCGGATATGGTTCCGGCCAGCGAGTCGGACTGGGGTACCGAGTTTCTCGACCTGATCATGGTGGTCCGGGTAGTGGACGACATGGACGAGGCCATGGCCTACATCCAGCAGTACGGCTCCCAGCACACCGAGACCATTGTTACCCGGTCCTACTTTAACGGCCAGCGGTTCCTGCGCGAGGTAGATGCCTCGGCGGTGATGATCAATGCCTCGACCCGGTTCAACGACGGCGGCCAGTTCGGCCTCGGGGCCGAGATAGGCATCTCCACCACCAAGCTGCACGCCTACGGCCCCATGGGCCTCAAGGAGCTGACCACCCGCAAGTTCATTGTCTACGGGGAAGGTGAGGTCCGCTCGTAG
- the proB gene encoding glutamate 5-kinase: MTFQVNREDGLFYRQTLFDQARRVVIKVGSAVLTDADGLNQEVIDNLAREISFLCSTGREVILVSSGAVAAGRQRLGISRQPGEELRVKQALAAMGQGLLMQAYEQAFGRYDQLVAQVLLTHEDLAHRDRYLNVRNTIYTLFEFGVVPIINENDTVSVKELRFGDNDTLGALITNMIGADMYIMLTDVDGLYTANPVTDPGAEPVYTVAEITPDVECMAGHTTSRLGTGGMQTKIRAARMVSVCGGSSFIGPGRNRDILRQLFSGDMVGTFFLPARDKITSRKHWIGHVLRPKGFLILDDGACRAVRDQGKSLLPSGILEVRGDFGVGAPVHCLDRRERLVAAGLINYSADDTRKIKGHRSSEIAGILGFKDSDVVIHRDNLVLLDRSDNIAPRDVA; the protein is encoded by the coding sequence ATGACCTTCCAGGTGAACCGCGAGGATGGGCTTTTTTATCGTCAGACCCTGTTTGATCAGGCCCGGCGGGTGGTGATCAAGGTTGGCAGCGCGGTACTGACCGATGCAGACGGTCTGAACCAGGAGGTGATCGACAACCTGGCCCGGGAGATCTCCTTTCTCTGTTCCACTGGCCGGGAGGTGATCCTGGTCTCTTCCGGTGCCGTGGCCGCAGGCCGTCAGCGGCTGGGGATCAGCAGGCAGCCCGGCGAGGAGCTGCGGGTCAAACAGGCCCTGGCCGCCATGGGGCAGGGACTGCTGATGCAGGCTTACGAGCAGGCATTCGGCCGTTACGATCAGCTGGTGGCCCAGGTACTGCTCACCCACGAGGATCTGGCCCACAGGGACCGGTACCTCAATGTTCGCAATACCATCTATACCCTGTTTGAATTCGGGGTTGTCCCCATCATCAACGAAAACGACACCGTGTCGGTCAAGGAGCTGCGTTTCGGTGACAACGACACCCTGGGAGCGCTGATCACCAACATGATCGGGGCCGACATGTACATCATGCTCACCGATGTGGACGGGTTGTACACCGCCAATCCTGTCACCGATCCCGGGGCCGAGCCGGTCTACACGGTGGCCGAGATCACCCCGGATGTGGAGTGCATGGCCGGTCATACCACCAGCCGGCTCGGGACCGGCGGTATGCAGACCAAGATCCGGGCCGCGCGGATGGTTTCGGTCTGCGGCGGCTCTTCCTTTATCGGTCCGGGGCGGAACCGGGATATTCTCCGCCAGCTTTTCAGCGGCGACATGGTGGGCACCTTCTTTCTCCCGGCCCGTGACAAAATAACCAGTCGCAAACACTGGATCGGGCATGTGCTCAGGCCCAAGGGATTTCTGATCCTGGATGACGGCGCCTGCCGGGCCGTCCGGGACCAGGGCAAGAGCCTGCTGCCCTCCGGCATCCTCGAGGTCCGGGGGGATTTCGGGGTCGGGGCGCCGGTGCACTGCCTGGACCGGCGGGAAAGGCTTGTGGCTGCCGGGCTGATCAATTACAGTGCCGATGATACCAGGAAGATCAAGGGGCACCGGTCCAGCGAGATCGCCGGTATTCTGGGATTCAAGGACAGTGACGTGGTTATCCACCGTGATAACCTGGTGCTGCTCGACAGAAGCGACAATATCGCGCCACGCGATGTTGCCTGA
- the obgE gene encoding GTPase ObgE: protein MAFADEAKFFVKAGDGGNGCVSFRREKYVPRGGPNGGDGGRGGNVYLVADARKISLMDFRYRSHFKAERGANGMGKDKHGKSGRDCYVPVPLGSVIRDAETDEILADLVEPDQVFLAARGGKGGFGNSRFATSTNRAPRKATPGQPGEERWLKIELKLLADVGLIGLPNAGKSTLLSRLSAANPKIASYPFTTLEPQLGVLQFKYRESCIIADIPGLIEGAHQGVGLGHRFLRHVERTSILLHVIDGSSEDDQPLVDYRVLENELQQYKDELLERQHIVLLNKIDLIGSERRAELLKLLGQTGKPVHAISAQTGEGIEELKELLAELLERGEAL, encoded by the coding sequence ATGGCATTTGCGGATGAAGCAAAATTTTTCGTCAAGGCCGGTGACGGCGGCAATGGCTGCGTGTCGTTCCGGCGCGAAAAATATGTGCCCAGGGGTGGGCCCAACGGCGGTGACGGCGGCCGGGGCGGCAACGTGTATCTTGTCGCGGATGCGCGCAAGATCTCCCTGATGGATTTCCGCTACCGCTCTCATTTCAAGGCCGAGCGCGGCGCCAACGGCATGGGTAAGGACAAGCATGGCAAGAGTGGTCGGGACTGTTATGTTCCGGTGCCACTGGGATCCGTGATCCGGGACGCCGAGACCGACGAGATCCTCGCCGACCTGGTGGAGCCGGACCAGGTCTTTCTCGCCGCCAGGGGCGGCAAAGGTGGTTTTGGCAACAGCCGTTTCGCCACCTCCACCAATCGGGCCCCGAGAAAGGCAACCCCTGGCCAGCCGGGCGAGGAACGGTGGCTCAAGATCGAGCTCAAGCTGCTGGCCGATGTGGGACTCATCGGCCTGCCCAACGCTGGCAAGTCGACCCTGCTGTCCCGGCTCTCGGCCGCCAATCCCAAGATCGCCTCCTATCCGTTCACCACTCTGGAGCCCCAGCTCGGGGTGCTCCAGTTCAAGTACCGTGAGTCCTGCATCATCGCCGATATTCCCGGGCTCATCGAGGGTGCCCACCAGGGGGTGGGCCTTGGCCACAGGTTCCTGCGTCACGTGGAGCGGACCTCCATTCTCCTGCATGTGATTGATGGCTCCAGTGAAGACGATCAGCCGCTCGTTGACTACCGGGTGCTGGAAAATGAGCTCCAGCAGTACAAGGACGAGCTCCTGGAGCGCCAGCATATCGTTTTGCTCAACAAGATCGACCTGATCGGTTCGGAGCGGCGGGCGGAGCTGCTGAAGCTGCTTGGTCAGACCGGCAAGCCGGTGCACGCCATTTCCGCCCAGACCGGTGAGGGTATCGAAGAGCTCAAGGAACTGCTGGCCGAGCTCCTGGAGCGCGGAGAGGCCCTATGA
- the rpmA gene encoding 50S ribosomal protein L27 encodes MAHKKAGGSSRNGRDSIGQRRGVKRFGGQEVKAGNILVRQLGTRIHPGENVGCGKDYTLFAKIDGVVKFESFGKGRKRVSVYPAA; translated from the coding sequence ATGGCACATAAAAAGGCAGGCGGCAGCTCACGTAACGGTCGCGACAGTATAGGACAGCGCCGCGGCGTGAAGCGTTTCGGCGGTCAGGAAGTCAAAGCAGGAAACATCCTTGTCCGGCAGCTGGGGACCAGGATCCATCCGGGTGAAAATGTCGGTTGCGGCAAGGATTACACCCTGTTTGCCAAGATTGATGGTGTGGTCAAGTTTGAATCCTTCGGGAAGGGCCGTAAGCGGGTTTCCGTGTATCCCGCTGCCTGA
- the rplU gene encoding 50S ribosomal protein L21, translated as MYAIIRTGGKQYQVAAGDTLRVEKLQGNVGDEIELSDVLLVADGDDVKIGQPVVDGAVVKARIAEHGKAKKVLVMKKKRRKGYKVKRGHRQQYTALTIEEISA; from the coding sequence ATGTATGCTATAATCCGCACCGGAGGCAAACAGTACCAGGTTGCCGCCGGCGATACACTGCGTGTGGAAAAACTGCAGGGCAATGTGGGTGATGAAATCGAGCTTTCCGATGTTCTGCTGGTGGCCGACGGAGACGATGTCAAGATCGGTCAGCCTGTGGTCGACGGCGCCGTGGTCAAGGCCCGGATCGCCGAGCACGGCAAGGCCAAGAAAGTGCTCGTGATGAAGAAGAAACGTCGGAAGGGCTATAAGGTCAAGCGTGGTCATCGTCAGCAGTATACAGCTCTGACCATCGAGGAAATTTCTGCATAG
- a CDS encoding rubredoxin, with protein sequence MQKYECPCGYVYDPEEGDYENGIDPGTPFEDLPDDWVCPKCGAEKEHFYPVD encoded by the coding sequence ATGCAGAAATACGAATGTCCCTGTGGCTACGTCTACGACCCCGAGGAAGGCGACTATGAAAACGGGATCGATCCGGGTACCCCGTTCGAGGATCTCCCGGACGACTGGGTCTGTCCAAAATGCGGGGCCGAGAAAGAACACTTTTATCCGGTTGACTGA
- a CDS encoding lipid-binding SYLF domain-containing protein encodes MFSQQKQLTGILTLILVLTVGITTLQARGFDKPEQLVLQSEGVFKSFMNDPNMEWFRKNIDRAKGIFIVPQMLRGGFFIGGSGGSGVVLARDPQTGEWSYPAFYTIGSISFGLQMGADASEIILMIMTNSGMEAFLSTEFKLGGDISIAAGPVGASAKVQTVDILAFGRSKGAFGGLSVEGAIIAPRHEWNEMYYGRPVLPADILIRHSARNPQADNLVAAMPGTGVLLPERKKVKAPGKPLGY; translated from the coding sequence ATGTTTTCACAGCAAAAACAACTGACTGGGATACTAACCTTAATTCTTGTCCTGACCGTGGGGATCACCACCTTGCAGGCCAGGGGCTTTGACAAGCCCGAACAGCTGGTCCTGCAGAGCGAAGGGGTGTTCAAGAGTTTCATGAATGATCCCAACATGGAATGGTTCCGGAAAAATATCGATCGCGCCAAGGGGATCTTCATTGTCCCGCAGATGCTGCGCGGCGGCTTTTTCATCGGCGGTTCAGGCGGTTCCGGCGTGGTCCTGGCCCGGGACCCCCAGACCGGGGAATGGAGCTATCCCGCCTTCTATACCATAGGCTCCATCTCTTTCGGTCTGCAGATGGGGGCGGATGCATCGGAAATCATCCTGATGATCATGACCAACTCCGGCATGGAGGCTTTCCTGTCCACGGAATTCAAGCTGGGCGGCGACATTTCCATCGCCGCCGGCCCTGTGGGTGCCTCAGCCAAGGTTCAGACCGTGGATATCCTCGCCTTCGGCCGTTCCAAGGGTGCCTTTGGCGGGCTCAGCGTCGAAGGAGCGATCATCGCTCCCCGGCATGAATGGAACGAGATGTACTACGGTCGACCGGTTCTGCCGGCGGATATTCTGATCAGACATTCGGCCAGGAACCCGCAGGCGGACAACCTGGTGGCGGCCATGCCCGGAACCGGGGTCCTGCTGCCGGAGAGAAAAAAGGTAAAGGCCCCTGGAAAACCACTGGGCTATTGA
- a CDS encoding CBS domain-containing protein: protein MKARDIMVTISDYLAPDMPLREAVLQMRNSKRHHGLAVKGMLVRDKQDNVVGILSIKDIMRAVIPPYLSVDLSVFSWDNMLEDMTRRAREKTVADVMTKEVVSVADDDPLMVCVDIMIRKGLQRLPVKDEDGEIIGMVYIRDVYNLIADILVKEEN from the coding sequence GTGAAGGCGAGAGATATAATGGTCACCATCAGTGACTATCTGGCCCCGGATATGCCACTTCGGGAAGCTGTGCTCCAGATGCGGAACAGCAAGCGGCACCACGGACTGGCGGTCAAGGGCATGCTGGTCCGGGACAAACAGGACAATGTGGTCGGCATCCTGTCGATCAAGGACATCATGCGGGCTGTGATCCCCCCCTACCTGTCTGTGGATTTAAGTGTTTTTTCCTGGGATAATATGCTCGAGGACATGACGAGAAGGGCCAGGGAAAAGACCGTGGCAGATGTCATGACAAAAGAGGTTGTTTCTGTTGCGGACGACGACCCGCTCATGGTCTGCGTTGACATAATGATCAGAAAAGGGTTGCAGCGTCTGCCGGTCAAAGATGAGGACGGGGAGATCATCGGCATGGTTTACATCCGCGACGTCTACAACCTGATTGCTGATATTCTGGTCAAGGAGGAGAACTGA